Proteins encoded in a region of the Gammaproteobacteria bacterium genome:
- a CDS encoding metallophosphoesterase codes for MNSIPKYSDPFLLIVHVSDMHVVSKDYSADDTRLNRLGSIVYRHFSPENHDDGIAESDPKAIEEFEKFLDSKVNEYFPNVVKWIVDTGDMSNWGDDNSLILAQQSLNNFRDIISADKLIQIYGNHDSWPGQHPFGTLPSTLATRREVFRNSYFKTEFPEGPYIFRIPNSNSELQLFNLNSVVHLPWHENIAALGRVEEDMYWKKHNGNPLPEAQLTTLHNLVQSSQGSELNKHIRIALTHHPVHFPAKKPRFSMSLVNDVRVAEYLSGGIGGIRNPHFQLVLSGHTHSIFPPLGMLPGNVSNCLYPPLKEGQCQLVIGSLSQRNFSGKAGPYAQQAQLLAFYSVENFPGTVAVQRFIAARNNGIGEYKFVPINSSHGQVLYEIIHISP; via the coding sequence ATGAATTCAATACCTAAGTATTCTGATCCATTTTTACTAATTGTGCATGTTTCAGATATGCATGTCGTATCAAAGGATTACAGCGCTGATGATACGAGGTTAAATAGATTGGGAAGTATTGTCTACAGACATTTTTCCCCTGAGAATCATGATGATGGGATCGCTGAATCAGATCCAAAAGCAATTGAAGAGTTTGAAAAGTTCTTAGACTCTAAGGTTAATGAGTACTTCCCGAATGTTGTCAAGTGGATTGTTGATACCGGGGATATGTCAAACTGGGGCGATGATAACTCCCTAATTCTAGCTCAACAGTCATTGAATAATTTTAGGGACATTATTAGTGCGGACAAGCTGATTCAAATATATGGCAACCATGACTCTTGGCCCGGACAACATCCTTTTGGAACACTACCTTCAACACTTGCCACAAGACGGGAAGTCTTTAGAAATAGTTACTTTAAAACTGAATTCCCAGAAGGCCCCTATATTTTTAGAATTCCAAACTCGAACTCTGAACTTCAGTTATTTAATCTAAACTCGGTAGTCCATCTCCCTTGGCACGAAAATATTGCAGCTTTAGGTAGAGTTGAAGAGGACATGTACTGGAAAAAACACAACGGCAATCCATTGCCTGAAGCTCAACTTACAACTTTACACAACCTAGTACAAAGTTCCCAAGGTAGCGAACTTAACAAGCATATAAGGATAGCGCTAACACATCATCCTGTGCATTTTCCGGCCAAGAAGCCGAGATTTAGCATGAGCTTAGTCAACGACGTTAGAGTGGCAGAGTATTTGTCTGGCGGCATTGGGGGAATTCGAAATCCTCATTTTCAACTAGTACTCAGCGGGCACACACACTCAATATTCCCCCCACTTGGCATGTTGCCTGGGAATGTTTCGAATTGCTTATATCCACCTCTCAAAGAAGGCCAATGTCAATTAGTTATTGGCTCGCTAAGTCAAAGAAATTTTAGCGGTAAAGCAGGCCCTTATGCCCAACAAGCACAATTGTTGGCATTTTACTCTGTTGAAAATTTTCCAGGTACTGTTGCAGTACAACGATTCATTGCGGCTAGAAACAATGGAATTGGAGAATATAAATTCGTACCAATTAATAGCAGTCACGGACAAGTCCTTTACGAGATAATTCACATCTCACCCTGA